One window from the genome of Nitrospirota bacterium encodes:
- a CDS encoding porin has translation MADRPAQAGTYLKETEPTPLEDILLEKGLITMDDWIRIKAQEEKKAEETSAEMGMISSPRWYERIRINGYIQNRYALLDNPMMDIPLGDKLATRDSNTFYIRRIRLVFQGQISERLAFYFQPAFEGDQQNLFNKEIVDAFADFFITKDKEHRIRFGQHRTPNAFDTYRSSSNRQELDRHESIQSGAPGERDLGIAYYWSPKIAQQRYAQLATYHNGPGDYGDFGIMVWNGQTRNKPELNDDKHVGIRLAHPFELPDGRLLEAGMFAYRGQFVVDPGKVARCPISSHVRDGKSTGCQVRDERLTWYVWTPPQPWGLLAEYTLGRGPKRDAQGFIREAHLYGGYVQPYYTWRYSDVGLLTGYFRWGEYYGGIKSINGVDGRSKTINVGLVWEPDTHWRFVAEWMYKEGLHSSLIRPNVDLPNNAPQVEFAGNLFRIQAQWFWN, from the coding sequence GTGGCGGATCGTCCTGCCCAGGCCGGGACCTATCTCAAGGAGACGGAGCCCACGCCGCTTGAAGACATCCTGTTGGAAAAAGGCCTCATTACGATGGACGACTGGATCAGGATCAAGGCGCAAGAGGAAAAAAAGGCCGAGGAGACGAGCGCGGAAATGGGGATGATCAGCAGTCCCCGATGGTACGAGCGGATCCGGATCAACGGGTACATCCAGAATCGCTACGCCTTGCTCGACAATCCGATGATGGATATTCCGTTGGGCGACAAACTGGCCACGCGCGATTCGAACACGTTTTACATCCGGCGGATCCGCCTGGTCTTCCAGGGGCAGATTTCGGAACGCCTCGCCTTCTACTTCCAGCCCGCATTCGAAGGCGATCAACAGAATCTTTTTAACAAAGAGATCGTCGACGCCTTTGCGGATTTTTTCATCACCAAGGACAAGGAGCATCGGATCCGCTTCGGCCAGCATCGGACCCCGAACGCCTTTGATACCTATCGGTCGAGCAGCAACCGGCAGGAGCTGGACCGGCACGAGTCCATCCAGAGCGGCGCGCCGGGCGAGCGCGATCTGGGAATCGCCTATTACTGGAGCCCCAAGATCGCCCAGCAGCGATATGCGCAACTGGCCACCTACCACAACGGCCCCGGCGACTACGGCGATTTCGGCATCATGGTCTGGAACGGTCAGACACGCAATAAGCCGGAGTTGAATGACGACAAGCATGTCGGGATTCGTCTCGCTCATCCGTTCGAGTTGCCCGATGGTCGGCTCCTGGAGGCCGGCATGTTCGCCTACCGCGGACAGTTTGTGGTGGACCCCGGCAAGGTGGCGCGCTGCCCGATCTCCTCACACGTGCGGGACGGCAAATCGACTGGTTGTCAGGTGCGCGACGAACGGCTCACCTGGTATGTGTGGACGCCGCCACAACCTTGGGGGTTGCTGGCGGAATACACACTCGGGCGCGGACCGAAGCGCGACGCGCAGGGCTTCATCCGCGAAGCTCACCTCTATGGCGGCTATGTGCAACCGTACTATACGTGGCGATATTCGGATGTGGGATTGCTGACCGGTTACTTCCGCTGGGGCGAATACTACGGCGGGATCAAATCAATCAACGGGGTTGACGGCCGGTCCAAGACGATCAACGTGGGGCTCGTCTGGGAGCCGGATACCCATTGGCGGTTCGTCGCGGAATGGATGTACAAGGAAGGTCTGCATTCCTCCCTGATCCGCCCAAATGTGGATCTCCCGAATAACGCGCCCCAAGTCGAATTCGCTGGGAACCTCTTCCGAATCCAGGCGCAGTGGTTCTGGAATTGA
- the gspK gene encoding type II secretion system minor pseudopilin GspK yields the protein MIGRDERGVALILALLILTLLVALILEFDAEARREYRDAAAFRDNVKVNALTRAGVQAARAVLLQDHRIQKLTNQRFDALTDVWALPIAGYQLGDGALSARIEDETGKLNLNELANVQDPKQRESKLKRLKRLFELLQVRPDLAEAIADWVDADDVPEASGAESAYYQTLRPPYMAANAPLQTLSELYLIKGVTKEVVQRLEPYVTVHPRNGAEGRVNLNTADPIVIQALDPRITPAMAGEIVQGRPYRTVQDLDQISNFEPIAKELRLLQAYDVKTNIFSARIGITVNEVNKAVYIVLRRDEATGASSVLFSRIE from the coding sequence ATGATAGGCCGCGATGAACGGGGCGTCGCCCTGATCCTGGCGCTGCTCATCCTGACCCTGCTCGTCGCGCTTATCCTGGAGTTCGACGCCGAGGCCCGCCGGGAATATCGCGATGCGGCGGCCTTCCGAGACAACGTCAAGGTCAACGCGCTGACCCGAGCCGGCGTCCAGGCCGCGCGGGCGGTGCTGTTGCAGGACCACAGGATTCAGAAGCTCACGAACCAGCGGTTCGACGCCCTGACGGATGTCTGGGCGCTGCCGATCGCCGGGTACCAACTGGGCGACGGAGCGCTGTCCGCCCGAATCGAGGACGAAACCGGCAAGCTCAACCTGAATGAGCTAGCGAACGTCCAGGATCCCAAGCAACGCGAAAGCAAGCTCAAGCGGCTGAAACGGCTGTTCGAGTTGCTTCAGGTACGCCCCGACCTGGCCGAGGCGATTGCGGACTGGGTGGATGCAGACGACGTGCCGGAAGCCAGCGGCGCCGAGAGCGCCTACTATCAAACGCTCCGGCCACCCTACATGGCCGCCAACGCTCCCTTGCAGACCCTGTCCGAGCTTTACCTTATTAAAGGGGTGACGAAGGAGGTCGTGCAACGGCTGGAACCCTATGTCACCGTCCACCCACGAAACGGCGCCGAGGGACGCGTGAACCTGAATACCGCCGATCCGATCGTCATCCAGGCTCTTGATCCCCGAATCACCCCGGCGATGGCTGGCGAGATCGTCCAAGGTCGTCCCTATCGCACCGTCCAGGACCTCGACCAGATCAGCAACTTCGAACCCATCGCCAAGGAACTGCGACTCTTGCAAGCCTACGACGTGAAAACCAACATCTTCTCCGCCCGGATCGGCATTACGGTCAATGAGGTGAACAAGGCCGTGTACATTGTGCTACGGCGGGACGAAGCGACCGGAGCCAGTTCCGTTCTCTTTTCCCGCATCGAATAG
- the gspM gene encoding type II secretion system protein GspM — translation MTQGLAQRWKALSPRERLTIGIGTAVIAAALLFVGVVDPLLERQEVLERQAGRKQREIRELATLGAQYAALRARLSTLENRLPPPEAQFSLVAFVEDAAAQARVRERIVGMQPQPPAVIQSYQETSVDVRLDGVPLTDLLALLVELEQAPYDVQVRHLQIKPKYDAPSLWDANLRVVSHDRPR, via the coding sequence ATGACGCAGGGTTTGGCTCAACGCTGGAAGGCTCTTTCCCCGCGCGAACGGCTCACGATCGGCATCGGCACGGCCGTGATCGCCGCTGCGCTGTTGTTCGTCGGCGTCGTCGATCCGTTGCTCGAGCGGCAGGAGGTGCTGGAACGGCAGGCCGGCCGAAAGCAACGGGAGATTCGCGAGCTCGCGACGCTCGGCGCCCAGTACGCCGCTCTGCGGGCGCGCCTCTCGACGCTCGAAAACCGGCTGCCGCCCCCCGAGGCGCAGTTTTCCCTTGTGGCCTTCGTGGAAGACGCGGCGGCGCAGGCGCGCGTGCGCGAACGGATCGTCGGCATGCAGCCGCAACCTCCGGCGGTGATACAGAGCTATCAGGAAACGTCGGTGGATGTGAGATTGGACGGGGTGCCTCTCACCGACCTGTTGGCGTTGCTGGTCGAGTTGGAACAAGCTCCCTATGACGTCCAAGTCCGGCACCTGCAGATCAAACCGAAGTATGATGCGCCGTCTCTGTGGGACGCCAACCTGCGCGTGGTCTCCCATGATAGGCCGCGATGA
- the pilM gene encoding pilus assembly protein PilM, producing the protein MMVADCIGLDLGRTAIKAVRFRRTLSGRESVDYFHQPMPYAHEQALEPARKASLLRKFLWQNGLYHGDLVTAIPCRDIFIRTLSFPFQDAGKLAQVVPFEVENLIPLPLEDVAVGSVVLPPGATKTARPAGAASEVLVTAAPKSAVADHMRFLAEADLDPAAINVDGLALFSVTEFLKQEGADVPGDLAVIDLGASKSTLCLIHRGRPLLLRTIPWGGDRLTEALAARYACSFAEAERRKRGMAASQVEPWLDPLLKDVRMTLHAFESTTRTRITHCWVSGGGSKLREVNGYLARQLELVPVGPRQGFGADCPRAFSVAFGLAIHPKLVRPRWKIRAPRSAVALDLKQIAESAETKPAVARRDVWFAAAGVLVLCLLALADLSVRVSLKDARVKELKAALQSQFQRDFGGGAAPGEEMDQARARLEGVKKALSIVDGSQTRALPVFAQVVKHIPRGLPFAVRELTIENGAVHLEAETDSFEAVEKVKQAFAASPAFQEVAVSDTRVGASAKQVVFRLAFKVQAP; encoded by the coding sequence ATGATGGTCGCTGATTGCATCGGACTCGACTTGGGGCGGACCGCCATCAAAGCGGTGCGATTCCGCCGGACGCTCAGCGGCCGGGAGTCGGTGGACTACTTCCACCAGCCGATGCCGTACGCGCACGAGCAAGCGCTGGAGCCGGCCCGCAAGGCCTCTCTTCTCCGGAAATTCCTCTGGCAGAACGGCCTCTACCACGGAGACCTGGTCACAGCCATCCCCTGCCGCGACATCTTCATCCGCACCCTGTCGTTCCCCTTCCAGGACGCCGGCAAACTGGCCCAGGTCGTGCCTTTCGAAGTCGAAAACCTGATTCCCCTCCCCTTGGAAGACGTAGCGGTCGGGAGCGTCGTGCTGCCGCCGGGAGCGACCAAGACCGCGCGACCAGCCGGCGCCGCCTCCGAGGTTCTCGTCACGGCGGCGCCCAAGAGCGCGGTGGCGGATCACATGAGGTTTCTGGCCGAGGCGGATCTCGATCCCGCCGCCATCAACGTGGACGGCTTGGCCCTGTTCTCCGTGACGGAATTCCTCAAGCAGGAAGGCGCCGACGTCCCCGGAGATCTGGCCGTCATCGACCTCGGCGCCTCCAAATCCACGCTCTGCCTGATTCACCGGGGCCGGCCCCTGCTCCTGCGCACGATCCCGTGGGGCGGAGACCGGTTGACCGAGGCCCTGGCCGCCCGGTACGCCTGCTCGTTCGCCGAAGCGGAGCGGCGGAAGCGGGGGATGGCCGCGTCACAGGTGGAACCCTGGCTGGATCCGTTGCTGAAAGACGTCCGGATGACCCTGCATGCGTTCGAGTCGACGACACGGACGCGGATCACGCACTGCTGGGTCTCCGGCGGAGGTTCGAAGCTCCGGGAGGTCAACGGATACCTGGCCCGCCAACTCGAACTGGTTCCCGTCGGTCCCCGACAGGGATTCGGCGCCGACTGCCCGCGCGCGTTCTCCGTGGCCTTTGGACTGGCGATTCATCCGAAGCTCGTGCGGCCCCGGTGGAAGATCCGCGCCCCGCGGTCGGCGGTCGCGCTCGATCTGAAGCAGATCGCGGAGTCGGCGGAGACGAAACCCGCCGTCGCGCGCCGGGATGTGTGGTTCGCGGCGGCCGGAGTCCTTGTGCTCTGCCTGTTGGCGCTCGCCGATCTTTCCGTGCGGGTCTCGCTCAAAGACGCCCGCGTGAAGGAACTGAAGGCTGCGCTGCAGTCGCAGTTTCAACGGGATTTCGGCGGCGGAGCCGCGCCCGGCGAAGAGATGGACCAGGCCCGCGCTCGACTGGAGGGGGTGAAGAAAGCGTTGAGCATCGTCGACGGATCGCAGACGCGGGCGCTGCCGGTGTTCGCCCAGGTCGTCAAACACATTCCCCGCGGCCTGCCCTTCGCTGTGCGGGAACTGACCATCGAAAACGGCGCCGTTCATCTGGAGGCCGAGACGGATTCCTTCGAAGCGGTGGAGAAGGTCAAGCAGGCGTTCGCCGCGTCGCCGGCGTTCCAGGAAGTCGCCGTCAGCGACACGCGGGTCGGCGCGTCGGCCAAACAAGTGGTGTTCCGACTGGCGTTCAAGGTGCAGGCGCCATGA
- the gspN gene encoding type II secretion system protein GspN produces MFKLVRSPQVKLAAGWTAVLFGLGAFFLAVTFPYDALQERILAEVSGRTGVEINADQWEIDWPFGLGWRGVSLFTEENVRVQMDELRVTFNAASVLTGRLAADMVASLHGDAPTGGGRATVRVTADSWSGNSATSVAGRIEHLPLSALGFPAARRGRLNVDFTQRWEGTSSAGGTAGLEGTWTIDVADVLIEQIASGQIRLPSVTLANARMTLQCRAAVCRVQELTGDGTDGFFQGDGQITLRRPFRNSTLALSVSVTPSPAFAQRAAASGLPLAAAGVPLKLSISGALSRPQVAFM; encoded by the coding sequence ATGTTCAAGCTGGTTCGGTCGCCGCAGGTCAAGCTTGCCGCCGGTTGGACGGCGGTGCTGTTCGGGCTGGGCGCGTTCTTTCTGGCGGTCACCTTTCCCTATGACGCTCTTCAGGAGCGCATCCTGGCGGAGGTGTCCGGCCGGACCGGCGTCGAGATCAACGCCGACCAGTGGGAGATTGATTGGCCGTTCGGCCTGGGCTGGCGAGGGGTCAGCCTGTTCACGGAGGAGAACGTGCGGGTGCAGATGGACGAGCTCCGGGTCACATTCAACGCGGCGAGCGTGCTGACCGGCCGCTTGGCCGCCGACATGGTCGCCTCGTTGCACGGAGACGCACCCACCGGAGGCGGACGTGCGACCGTCCGGGTGACGGCGGACTCCTGGTCCGGCAACAGCGCGACGTCGGTCGCCGGGCGAATCGAACACCTGCCTCTCTCCGCTCTGGGCTTTCCGGCCGCGCGCCGCGGGCGCCTGAACGTCGATTTTACTCAGCGATGGGAAGGGACTTCGTCGGCGGGCGGCACGGCGGGCTTGGAAGGAACGTGGACCATCGACGTGGCGGACGTGTTGATCGAGCAAATTGCCTCGGGTCAGATCCGTCTCCCCTCTGTCACGCTGGCCAACGCCAGGATGACCCTGCAATGCCGGGCCGCCGTCTGCCGCGTCCAGGAGTTGACCGGGGACGGAACAGACGGGTTTTTTCAGGGAGACGGCCAGATCACGCTCCGGCGGCCGTTCCGGAACAGCACCCTGGCGTTGTCCGTCTCCGTGACGCCTTCTCCTGCGTTTGCGCAGCGCGCCGCCGCGTCGGGCCTGCCATTGGCGGCCGCCGGTGTACCGTTGAAATTGAGCATCTCCGGCGCATTGTCACGACCGCAAGTGGCGTTCATGTGA
- a CDS encoding type II secretion system protein GspJ produces the protein MSFDPPCPDEQGGFTLIEVLLAVAALATIAALIFASLASTIRLTDSVRDAAAREQLIRSSLRLMADELMSAQIHPSSPWIGQNGQQNGRPADIVAFLSSSQIRTHDAAAESELARVLYTREGTRLIRMARRNLYGLTDEWLERTDLADKVIGFNVRYFDELSQAWVDEWDGRNRRSQPKAVLIELTLQVADEDVRTIREWIHVGA, from the coding sequence ATGTCTTTCGATCCGCCGTGTCCTGACGAACAGGGCGGCTTTACCTTGATCGAAGTCCTCCTGGCGGTCGCGGCGTTGGCGACGATTGCGGCATTGATCTTTGCCTCCCTGGCCTCCACCATCCGCCTGACGGACTCGGTCAGGGACGCCGCCGCGCGGGAGCAACTGATCCGCAGCAGTCTCCGGTTGATGGCCGACGAGCTGATGTCGGCCCAGATCCATCCGTCGTCGCCGTGGATCGGTCAGAATGGGCAACAGAACGGTCGGCCCGCGGACATTGTGGCGTTTCTGTCTTCGAGCCAGATCAGAACCCATGACGCGGCCGCCGAAAGCGAGCTCGCCCGGGTGCTCTACACGCGCGAGGGAACGCGTCTGATCAGGATGGCACGGCGCAATCTGTACGGTCTCACCGACGAGTGGCTCGAGCGAACCGATCTGGCGGACAAGGTCATCGGGTTCAATGTGCGATATTTCGACGAACTGTCCCAGGCCTGGGTGGACGAATGGGACGGGCGGAACAGGCGGTCCCAACCGAAGGCGGTGTTGATCGAGCTGACGCTCCAAGTTGCGGATGAAGATGTGCGGACCATCAGAGAATGGATTCACGTCGGAGCGTAG
- a CDS encoding prepilin-type N-terminal cleavage/methylation domain-containing protein yields MSESDPGRRDDDGFTLLEVMIALAILAIALPVLLGLRNWDVNLHLRARDLTTATLLAQEKLLEAELAGFLPLGEVSGDFKSLPPGVQTAAEAGDRAPGYRWKRIVSPTPLDLVREVRVQVIWPRGDIEEMVEVSTYVFRSAVS; encoded by the coding sequence ATGAGCGAATCGGATCCCGGCCGCCGGGACGACGACGGATTCACGCTCTTGGAGGTCATGATCGCGCTTGCGATCCTGGCCATCGCGCTCCCCGTCCTGTTGGGACTGCGCAACTGGGACGTGAACCTGCATCTGCGGGCGCGCGATTTGACGACCGCCACGCTGCTGGCTCAGGAGAAACTGCTCGAAGCGGAACTCGCCGGGTTTCTCCCGCTGGGCGAAGTGAGCGGAGATTTTAAGAGCCTGCCGCCGGGAGTTCAGACAGCCGCCGAGGCCGGCGACCGGGCGCCGGGCTACCGCTGGAAGCGGATCGTCTCGCCGACGCCTTTGGATCTGGTGCGCGAAGTCCGTGTGCAGGTGATCTGGCCGAGAGGCGACATCGAAGAAATGGTCGAGGTGAGCACCTATGTCTTTCGATCCGCCGTGTCCTGA
- a CDS encoding prepilin-type N-terminal cleavage/methylation domain-containing protein: MSTSAAIADPLLRQAPDRFSRGRAGSPLSPSTYCFKYASVLRGSTRPSRDAAQRFRDEPSRIMRASPSMVNRHSSIANRQWFTFHASRFTPHRYRFTHRSSSLIPHPSPSGGFTLVEMILVLFLLGMLLTLVLPRTGIANHLPSATRHVAAAIRSLQTAAVSAQKPFRLHLDLDQQTYWAVMLDGGEERTPVDPVLARRETLPETIRFLAVTAPNRGRVESGRVYIQVLPTGKTEPAVITLADEDRSMLTVKIHAVTGALQISDRAAEDKPLEPVPDRLRILLQPLVGLTAGPAPVGGGKP, encoded by the coding sequence ATGAGCACTTCTGCTGCAATCGCCGATCCGCTGCTGCGACAAGCCCCCGATAGGTTCAGTCGGGGGCGGGCGGGCTCGCCGCTCAGTCCCTCCACGTACTGTTTCAAGTACGCGTCGGTCCTTCGCGGCTCCACGCGCCCGTCTCGCGACGCGGCTCAGCGATTTCGCGACGAACCGTCACGAATAATGCGGGCTAGCCCGTCAATGGTCAATCGTCATTCGTCAATCGCCAATCGTCAATGGTTCACGTTTCACGCCTCACGTTTCACGCCTCACAGGTACCGGTTCACCCATCGCTCATCATCCCTCATCCCTCACCCCTCACCGTCGGGAGGCTTCACGCTCGTGGAGATGATCCTGGTGCTGTTCCTGTTGGGAATGCTGCTGACGCTGGTCCTTCCCCGCACCGGCATTGCGAACCATTTACCGTCGGCGACCCGGCACGTGGCAGCGGCGATCCGTTCTTTGCAGACGGCCGCTGTGTCGGCGCAGAAGCCGTTTCGCCTCCATCTCGATCTGGATCAGCAGACGTACTGGGCGGTGATGCTGGACGGAGGAGAAGAACGGACGCCGGTCGATCCCGTGCTCGCCCGGCGCGAGACGCTGCCGGAGACGATCAGATTTCTCGCCGTGACCGCGCCGAACAGAGGAAGGGTGGAGTCCGGCAGAGTGTACATTCAGGTGCTGCCGACGGGCAAGACGGAGCCTGCAGTCATCACGCTCGCGGATGAAGACCGGAGCATGCTGACGGTGAAGATTCACGCCGTGACGGGCGCGCTGCAGATCAGCGATCGCGCGGCCGAAGACAAGCCGCTGGAACCGGTTCCGGATCGGCTTCGCATCCTGCTCCAGCCGCTCGTCGGGCTCACGGCCGGGCCCGCGCCGGTCGGCGGAGGGAAGCCATGA